Proteins from one Arsenophonus apicola genomic window:
- a CDS encoding type II toxin-antitoxin system RelE/ParE family toxin, with the protein MIFIETVIFTEDCKGLLTDDEYREFQQYLADNPDAGDVIQRTGGLRKVRWASSGKGKRAGVRVIYYHKVDVSHIRLLLIYKKGIKDDLSESEKKVLRTLNEGW; encoded by the coding sequence ATGATATTCATTGAGACGGTTATTTTTACTGAAGATTGCAAAGGGTTATTGACCGATGATGAATATCGCGAGTTTCAACAATATCTTGCAGACAACCCTGATGCTGGCGATGTTATTCAACGTACCGGTGGATTACGTAAAGTCAGATGGGCGTCAAGTGGTAAAGGAAAACGCGCTGGTGTCCGGGTAATTTATTATCACAAGGTTGATGTATCTCATATCAGGCTATTACTGATTTATAAAAAGGGCATTAAAGATGACCTGAGTGAGTCAGAAAAAAAAGTACTGAGAACACTAAATGAGGGGTGGTAA
- a CDS encoding phage minor tail protein L, with the protein MNILSDVQQLEPGEKIQLVEVDASIFDGPILRFHAYNIPHTAEEINTAEGQLKPKPIWWQGNEYGAWPYEITGLTKSSDGSPARPTLSVSNIDSLISSLCLQFADMVQAKVTIFETFSHYLDSKNFPAGNPAANLDECFKQVFYIDRKSREIAGGMIEFELSSPFDLQGVMLPMRQIHNLCYWCMRGWYRSGNGCAYNGQRYFDEKGNIVADPALDVCGGMMSDCKKRFGENQPLDFGGFPAAGLIR; encoded by the coding sequence ATGAATATTCTATCTGATGTACAACAATTGGAGCCAGGCGAAAAGATCCAACTAGTGGAAGTGGATGCCAGTATTTTCGATGGTCCAATATTACGCTTTCATGCTTACAATATTCCCCATACTGCAGAAGAAATTAACACTGCAGAGGGTCAATTAAAACCGAAACCCATATGGTGGCAGGGTAATGAATACGGTGCCTGGCCATATGAGATAACCGGGTTAACAAAAAGTAGCGATGGTAGCCCGGCCAGGCCAACATTAAGTGTGAGTAATATTGATAGTCTGATCTCGTCACTCTGTTTGCAGTTTGCCGATATGGTGCAGGCCAAAGTGACAATTTTTGAGACCTTTTCCCATTATCTGGATAGCAAAAATTTTCCGGCTGGCAATCCTGCCGCCAACTTGGATGAATGCTTTAAGCAGGTTTTCTATATTGATCGTAAAAGCCGTGAAATAGCCGGCGGCATGATTGAATTTGAATTATCCAGCCCTTTTGATTTACAGGGTGTTATGTTGCCAATGCGTCAGATACACAATCTGTGCTATTGGTGTATGCGTGGCTGGTATCGAAGTGGTAATGGCTGTGCTTACAATGGTCAGCGTTATTTTGATGAAAAAGGCAACATTGTTGCCGATCCGGCCTTGGATGTTTGCGGCGGTATGATGAGTGATTGCAAAAAACGATTTGGCGAAAACCAACCATTAGATTTTGGTGGCTTTCCAGCAGCAGGGTTAATACGATGA
- the nadS gene encoding NadS family protein, translating to MDKKLFSRLTESMEQMNEIISGERAPSRETMVEAVKVKQIRKATGLSQAGFAKLISVNVGTLRNWEQGRRDPTGPAKALLRAIEKDPVHVLKALSI from the coding sequence ATGGATAAAAAACTATTTTCCAGGCTAACTGAAAGCATGGAACAGATGAATGAAATTATCAGTGGTGAACGAGCACCTTCTCGTGAAACGATGGTTGAGGCAGTAAAAGTAAAACAAATTCGTAAGGCAACAGGCTTGAGCCAGGCCGGTTTTGCTAAATTAATCTCGGTAAATGTTGGCACACTTCGTAACTGGGAACAGGGCAGGCGCGACCCGACGGGTCCGGCCAAAGCGTTATTAAGAGCGATAGAGAAAGATCCAGTCCACGTTTTAAAAGCTTTATCTATCTAG
- a CDS encoding host specificity protein J, which yields MAKIIYGAKGGDGGGHTLVESPDSLLSESTAKILLAISEGEIAGGLDATRIFLDATPLANADGTKNFAGVSWEFRPGSEQQEYIKGIPSVDNEIGIDMELKDETPYVRAISNTQLSAIRIRFSLPQLLQQHDNGDTSGYRIDYAIDLSTDGTGYKELLRSSFDGKTTSEYQRTHRIDLPTAKTGWQLRIRRLTANKNTARIADRLFIAAITEVIDAKLRYPNTALLFITFNARQFNNRIPKISLRPRAGLLVKIPTNYDPINRSYSGVWDGTFKMAASNNPAWIFYDLVLNNRYGCGDRINASQIDKWDLYLIAQYCDQLVPDGYGGEGKEPRFLCDIYIQSQESAYQVLHDIAGIFRGMTYWADNAVKVVADMPAAVIRVFTHANIVGGKPEYSGGSQQNRYTQVLISYSDANNHSHDAIEAVSDSKLQRRYGVRKVDISAIGCTRQSEANRRGRWLLLTNANDRMITFPTGLEGVVPSPGQIIGVADANLAGRIIGGRVSAVDNRKVTLDRPADVKAGDRLIINLANGKSEARTVQTVNGKKVTVTTAYSQPIAKNAVWSVDAPDLAIQLYRVINISDNGDHSYTITGTVHNPDKYEHIDAGARIDERPITVIPPGVQPPPKAVRITAYSQINQGIAITTLRADWDAAEYAIAYEAEWRRGNNNWVSVARTSTLGFEVEGIYAGRYQVRVRAINSSNISSIWANAPETELQGKIGDPPPPINFRASTLVFGIKLDRQFAQNTEDSLKTEIQYSKSKDADNLMLLADVPYPLKTYQMSGLAAGVIFYFRDRLVDKSGNQSPWTEFIRGEAEFDASTIIDEISDKIADSESIKRLREGINGNSEAILENAKGLNGIFQHYMRENGKMKAEIIEVRNYVVTETTALAEKLDQVRVTADDSWAAAQNALQAKYDLKKGEASATFTNLVKIVYDGVSYDAGMVIGAELKNGKVTTQIGFSAQTFIVYNPSSGKLEPVFAVQNGQVFFNSAFISTASITNAIIKSDIRSPNYDPITKTGMRINFAGGTLEFYGNVAGKGSMTQDNNRLVARDNKNVVRAVFGYLEGIQ from the coding sequence ATGGCAAAGATAATTTATGGCGCTAAAGGAGGTGATGGAGGCGGTCATACTCTGGTTGAGTCCCCAGATAGCCTATTATCGGAATCAACAGCAAAAATTCTGTTGGCTATTTCAGAAGGTGAGATTGCGGGTGGATTAGATGCAACGCGTATTTTTTTAGATGCCACTCCGCTGGCTAATGCAGATGGAACAAAAAATTTTGCCGGCGTTAGCTGGGAGTTCCGGCCAGGTAGTGAACAGCAGGAATATATCAAGGGGATCCCTTCGGTTGATAATGAAATTGGCATTGACATGGAACTTAAGGATGAAACACCCTATGTCAGGGCGATAAGCAATACGCAATTATCCGCTATTCGGATCCGTTTTTCGCTACCGCAATTGCTGCAACAACACGATAACGGCGACACTTCAGGTTATCGCATTGATTATGCCATCGATCTATCGACTGATGGCACAGGTTATAAAGAGTTATTGCGCTCATCCTTTGATGGTAAAACGACCAGCGAATACCAGCGCACCCATCGTATTGATTTGCCAACAGCTAAAACCGGATGGCAATTACGCATTCGGCGCTTGACGGCCAATAAAAATACCGCGCGAATTGCCGATCGGCTTTTTATTGCTGCGATAACTGAAGTCATCGATGCCAAACTGAGATACCCTAACACGGCGCTGTTATTTATTACTTTTAATGCCAGACAATTTAATAACCGAATTCCCAAAATAAGCCTGCGCCCTAGAGCTGGCTTATTAGTAAAAATTCCAACCAATTATGATCCAATTAATCGAAGTTATTCCGGCGTTTGGGATGGCACCTTTAAAATGGCCGCTTCGAATAATCCGGCTTGGATTTTTTATGATTTAGTATTAAATAACCGTTATGGCTGTGGTGATCGAATTAATGCCAGTCAAATTGATAAATGGGATTTATATCTGATTGCTCAGTATTGTGATCAGTTAGTGCCGGATGGCTATGGCGGCGAAGGTAAAGAGCCACGTTTTTTATGTGATATTTATATTCAATCGCAAGAGTCGGCTTATCAAGTATTACACGATATCGCGGGCATTTTTCGTGGTATGACATACTGGGCGGATAATGCGGTTAAAGTGGTCGCTGATATGCCAGCGGCGGTAATTAGGGTTTTTACCCATGCCAATATCGTCGGTGGTAAGCCTGAATATTCTGGCGGCAGCCAACAGAATCGTTATACGCAGGTTTTAATTTCCTATTCTGACGCCAATAATCATAGTCATGATGCGATTGAAGCCGTATCTGACAGTAAATTGCAACGTCGATATGGTGTCCGTAAAGTGGACATATCAGCCATTGGCTGCACTAGACAGTCAGAGGCTAATCGCCGTGGTCGTTGGCTGTTATTGACCAATGCGAATGATCGCATGATCACTTTTCCAACGGGTTTGGAGGGGGTTGTCCCTTCACCCGGCCAGATTATCGGCGTCGCTGACGCTAACCTGGCCGGGCGTATTATCGGTGGCCGAGTGTCAGCGGTTGATAACCGCAAAGTCACTTTAGACCGGCCAGCGGATGTAAAAGCCGGTGATCGGTTAATTATTAATTTAGCGAATGGCAAATCAGAAGCTAGAACGGTACAAACAGTTAATGGAAAAAAAGTCACTGTCACCACGGCTTATTCCCAACCGATAGCAAAAAATGCGGTCTGGTCAGTGGATGCGCCTGATCTGGCAATTCAACTTTATCGGGTAATTAATATTAGCGATAACGGCGATCATAGCTACACCATTACCGGCACTGTGCATAATCCAGACAAATATGAACATATTGATGCTGGAGCCAGGATCGACGAAAGACCTATCACTGTTATTCCACCCGGTGTTCAGCCACCGCCAAAAGCGGTACGCATCACTGCTTATTCACAAATCAATCAAGGCATTGCTATCACCACACTAAGAGCCGACTGGGATGCGGCCGAATATGCCATTGCTTATGAAGCTGAATGGCGAAGGGGCAATAATAATTGGGTATCTGTTGCACGCACTTCGACATTAGGCTTTGAAGTTGAGGGAATTTATGCCGGCCGTTATCAGGTGCGGGTGCGGGCGATTAATTCCTCTAATATCTCATCGATATGGGCCAATGCGCCGGAGACAGAATTGCAGGGCAAAATTGGTGACCCACCGCCTCCGATCAATTTTCGTGCATCTACACTGGTATTTGGTATTAAATTAGATAGGCAATTTGCCCAAAATACCGAAGATAGCCTAAAAACAGAAATCCAATACAGCAAAAGCAAAGATGCTGACAATCTAATGCTGTTGGCTGATGTTCCCTATCCACTAAAAACCTATCAAATGTCAGGATTAGCCGCGGGTGTAATTTTCTATTTTCGTGACCGTCTGGTTGATAAATCGGGCAATCAATCGCCCTGGACAGAGTTTATTCGTGGTGAAGCGGAATTTGATGCTAGCACTATTATTGATGAAATCTCAGACAAAATTGCCGACAGTGAGTCTATCAAGCGCTTAAGGGAAGGGATAAACGGTAATAGCGAAGCGATATTGGAGAATGCTAAAGGCTTAAATGGTATTTTTCAGCACTACATGCGTGAAAACGGCAAAATGAAGGCCGAAATTATTGAAGTTCGCAATTACGTAGTGACCGAAACGACCGCATTAGCTGAAAAGTTAGATCAGGTCAGAGTCACGGCTGATGATTCGTGGGCAGCGGCGCAAAACGCCTTGCAGGCTAAATATGATCTAAAGAAAGGCGAAGCTTCGGCTACTTTTACTAACCTGGTTAAGATTGTTTATGACGGAGTTTCATATGATGCAGGCATGGTGATCGGTGCTGAGCTTAAAAATGGCAAAGTAACTACGCAAATCGGCTTTAGTGCTCAAACCTTTATTGTTTACAACCCAAGTAGCGGCAAGTTGGAGCCAGTCTTTGCCGTCCAAAATGGCCAGGTGTTTTTTAATTCGGCTTTTATTTCTACTGCTTCTATTACTAATGCCATTATTAAATCTGATATTCGTTCACCTAATTATGATCCAATCACTAAAACCGGAATGCGGATTAATTTTGCGGGTGGCACACTTGAATTTTATGGCAATGTTGCAGGTAAAGGCAGTATGACACAAGATAATAATCGTCTTGTAGCCAGAGACAATAAAAATGTAGTTAGAGCGGTATTCGGTTATCTGGAGGGTATTCAATGA
- a CDS encoding tail assembly protein, with the protein MNELKTVRLYGQLGVRFGRVHQLAISSPKEAIKALSVLYHGFERYLADAHLTGIEFAIFKGKQNMVKQEFHLNTIEDIRIAPIIKGSKRGGFFQTMLGVAMIGLAVWNPAFLAMSSTVAGALMAGGVSMALGGVVQLLSPQPQGPAIRQEADNKPSYAFGGAVNTTAQGNPVPLLYTLDRKEIGGAIISAGIYTEDQK; encoded by the coding sequence ATGAATGAACTTAAAACAGTCCGCCTGTATGGACAACTGGGAGTCAGGTTTGGCCGTGTTCATCAATTAGCGATTAGTTCACCAAAAGAAGCAATTAAAGCCTTGTCGGTGCTGTACCACGGTTTTGAGCGCTATTTGGCTGATGCCCATTTAACCGGTATTGAGTTTGCCATCTTTAAAGGTAAGCAAAATATGGTTAAACAGGAATTTCACTTGAATACCATAGAGGATATTCGTATAGCACCGATAATAAAGGGCAGTAAACGAGGTGGTTTTTTTCAAACCATGCTAGGGGTAGCCATGATTGGGCTAGCGGTCTGGAATCCAGCATTTTTAGCCATGTCTTCTACGGTTGCTGGTGCGTTAATGGCCGGCGGGGTTTCAATGGCCTTAGGTGGTGTAGTGCAACTATTATCACCTCAACCGCAAGGCCCCGCAATTCGTCAAGAGGCGGATAATAAGCCCTCATATGCTTTTGGTGGTGCAGTAAATACCACCGCTCAAGGTAATCCAGTGCCATTACTTTATACCTTGGACAGAAAAGAGATCGGTGGAGCGATTATTTCCGCCGGTATTTACACCGAAGATCAAAAATAA
- a CDS encoding type II toxin-antitoxin system RelB/DinJ family antitoxin: protein MSTIQIRVDEELKKNAYRAFDKMNLSPSDAMRLFLRYVVENEKLPFTEVSVLIAEQDDDNDILEVVRERLKKPARRVRVNLDEI, encoded by the coding sequence ATGAGCACTATTCAAATAAGAGTGGATGAAGAGCTGAAAAAAAATGCCTATCGCGCATTTGATAAAATGAATCTTTCCCCTTCTGATGCTATGAGGCTTTTTTTACGCTATGTGGTAGAGAATGAAAAACTGCCATTCACAGAAGTATCGGTATTGATCGCAGAGCAAGATGATGACAATGACATTTTAGAAGTTGTGCGCGAACGTCTAAAGAAACCAGCTAGACGAGTCCGGGTAAACCTTGATGAAATTTAG
- a CDS encoding C40 family peptidase, with protein sequence MITEKIKQALFAHVKQQYPNEACGVICQKSRVKKYFPCHNLASQPSEHFTLSPADYANAEDWGTPIAIVHSHCGEGVTTQPSEIDCLQCDANGFHWIIISWAEGDLRFIQPRGERQLTGRPFVLGYADCWTLVMDYYRQKHAIQLHNYSVDRHWWEQGENRYMDNWQQAGFVEFDGAAKDGDMVIMQIQANVANHAGILLENGMLLHHLYGQLSRIIPYSDYWRDRTVKIVRREELL encoded by the coding sequence ATGATAACAGAAAAAATCAAGCAAGCGTTATTTGCCCATGTTAAACAGCAATATCCCAATGAAGCCTGCGGGGTTATTTGCCAAAAAAGCCGAGTAAAAAAGTATTTCCCCTGCCATAATCTCGCTAGCCAGCCAAGCGAACATTTTACCTTATCGCCAGCAGATTATGCCAACGCCGAAGATTGGGGCACACCTATCGCGATTGTCCATAGCCACTGTGGGGAAGGGGTAACAACTCAACCCAGTGAAATTGATTGTCTGCAATGTGATGCTAATGGTTTCCACTGGATCATTATCTCATGGGCAGAGGGGGATTTACGGTTCATACAACCAAGAGGTGAGCGTCAGTTAACTGGGCGTCCATTTGTTTTGGGTTATGCCGATTGTTGGACATTAGTGATGGATTATTATCGGCAAAAACACGCTATTCAGCTACATAATTACAGTGTTGATCGCCACTGGTGGGAACAAGGCGAAAATCGCTATATGGATAACTGGCAACAAGCCGGATTTGTCGAATTTGACGGGGCGGCCAAAGACGGGGATATGGTAATTATGCAGATCCAGGCCAATGTGGCTAATCATGCCGGTATTTTGCTGGAAAATGGCATGCTGTTACACCATTTATATGGCCAGTTGAGCCGAATTATTCCCTATAGTGATTATTGGCGCGACAGAACCGTGAAAATTGTGCGCAGGGAAGAATTATTATGA
- a CDS encoding phage tail protein, whose product MAMEEFKWQTQIQHQPAGEFSHRIKKVEFGDGYSQVAANGINPETQSWAFIYLGKKEQVMPIFYFIRRHTFKSFIWMPPFGDKGLYRVNADSISMTPLARQVMKISAIFEESFCA is encoded by the coding sequence ATGGCGATGGAAGAATTCAAATGGCAAACACAGATTCAACATCAACCGGCGGGAGAATTTTCACATCGGATTAAAAAAGTCGAATTTGGTGATGGTTACAGTCAGGTTGCTGCTAATGGCATTAATCCAGAAACACAATCATGGGCATTTATATATTTAGGCAAAAAAGAGCAAGTGATGCCGATATTTTATTTTATCCGCCGCCACACCTTTAAATCATTTATTTGGATGCCGCCGTTTGGTGATAAAGGACTCTACCGGGTCAATGCGGACTCAATCAGCATGACCCCACTAGCGCGTCAGGTAATGAAAATATCCGCTATTTTTGAAGAGTCTTTTTGCGCATGA
- a CDS encoding zinc ribbon domain-containing protein: protein MEVIFYAIFLGLIPAMIANSKGRSFALWWIYGTLIFIIALVHSILIRKDNHVIEKRLASDGLVKCPFCAEMIKHEAIKCKHCASDLPKAQLHASNHPNDFDVTALTIRKKEGYLINDDEVKSLLNIYLKNHQKSVTLMLNLRMKLIPSEQHYLVRYMNHLIEGYNTGSQH, encoded by the coding sequence ATGGAAGTAATATTTTATGCTATTTTTTTAGGGTTAATACCCGCCATGATTGCAAATAGCAAAGGGCGATCATTTGCACTGTGGTGGATTTATGGCACATTAATTTTTATCATTGCGCTAGTACATTCTATTTTGATCAGAAAAGATAATCATGTAATTGAAAAACGGCTAGCTTCTGATGGACTGGTTAAATGTCCATTTTGTGCTGAAATGATCAAACATGAAGCAATCAAATGTAAGCATTGTGCTAGTGACTTACCAAAAGCGCAATTACACGCTTCCAACCATCCAAATGACTTCGATGTAACCGCATTAACTATTAGAAAAAAAGAGGGTTACCTGATTAATGATGATGAAGTCAAAAGTTTGTTGAATATTTACTTAAAAAATCATCAGAAGAGTGTGACATTGATGTTGAATTTAAGGATGAAATTAATTCCGTCAGAACAGCACTACCTAGTGAGGTACATGAATCATTTGATAGAAGGATACAATACTGGCAGTCAGCATTAG
- a CDS encoding type II toxin-antitoxin system RelE family toxin, with protein MKFSIEFDERALKEWQKLDINIREQFKKKLRKLQDNPYIESARLHGELAGCFKIKLHSSGYRLVYQVIDEEIVIWVIAIAKREKSTVYKSATGRIAR; from the coding sequence ATGAAATTTAGTATAGAATTTGATGAACGTGCGCTAAAAGAATGGCAAAAGTTGGATATAAATATTCGCGAGCAGTTTAAAAAGAAGTTAAGGAAGTTACAAGATAATCCCTATATCGAATCAGCCCGATTACATGGTGAATTAGCGGGATGCTTTAAAATAAAACTCCATTCATCGGGCTACCGCCTGGTCTACCAGGTGATAGACGAAGAAATTGTGATATGGGTGATAGCAATTGCTAAACGCGAAAAATCAACAGTTTACAAATCAGCTACTGGCCGTATTGCGCGATGA